The genome window GCCGCGCGGAGTTGGCCAGCGGTTCCCGTCCCTTGATGTTCCAGAAGACTTCCAATTGCATCACCGGCCCCTACGACGACATCGTCAAACCGGCCGCTTGCGAGCAGGTCGATTGGGAGGTCGAGTTGGCCGTGGTCATGGGCACGCGCACTCGCGACATCGCGCCCGAGCGCGCCTTGGACAACGTGGCCGGCTACCTGGTGGCCAACGACGTCACCGTGCGCGATTTCCGCAAACCGGGCGAGAAGGTTTCGATTCCGGGCCCGGACTGGTTCGGCAGCAAATGCCACGAAAGCTTCGCCCCGCTGGGCCCGTGGCTGGTGCCGCGCGCCTTCGTCGGCGATTGTCACAACCTGCATTTGACGCTCAAGGTCAACGGCGAAACCCGCCAGGACGCGAACAGTGGCGAAATGATTTTCACTACGCAAGAGCTGATCGCCCATGTCGCGGCGCAGTTCACCCTGGAGCCAGGCGATCTGATTTCCACCGGCACGCCCAACGGGATCGGCATGCAGAGCGGCCATTTCCTGAAGGTCGGGGACGTGGTGGAGGCCGAGATCGAGGGGCTGGGGATGCAGCGTAACCGGGTGGTGGCGCGGGCGCGCTGAAATCCATCACCGAACACGACGAGCATCGCTATGCCGCTCAACCCCGCCTGCCTTGGCAAACAGTACCCGGTGCGCGAAACCCGCGTCACCCGCGAAGCAATCGAGCGCTATGCGCGGGCCTGCGACGATCTCAATCCGCGCTATCTGGCCGCCGCCGAGGCGCAGGTGATTGCGCCACCGATCTTTGGGGCCACCGTGATCTGGCCCTCGGTGGTCGAGGTGATGGGCGATCCCAGCCTGCAGGTCGATATGCTGCGGCTGGTGCACAGCGAGCATGAGGTGGAGTTTTTCGCTCCGCTGCGGCCGGGCGCGCTGATCTACAGCCAGGCCACGATCGAGACCATCGAACCGGCGCCCAGCGGCGAGCGGATGACGGTGGAACTACCGGCCCGCGATTCCAGCGGCGCGCTGGTGCAAAACACCCGCTTCACGGTTTTCATTCGCGGCCCCCGCGGGGCACGCGCGGCGCTGGCGCGCCCCAGCGATAGCGTGGACCATTCGGAGCCGCCGCTGGTGGAGGAAAACTATCCGGTCGCGCTCGATCTGCCGCGCCGCTACGCCGAAGCCTCGGGCGACTTCAACCCGATCCATCTTGA of Candidatus Binataceae bacterium contains these proteins:
- a CDS encoding fumarylacetoacetate hydrolase family protein — encoded protein: MSEQFKLATVSSAGSPPFVALGLGQSVIALNPALVHFSAAGRARRRLQVAGMLELLADWEANFDLLQELVSFLLSQGLEDERWREAVSTAERLHFHAPLQPPTMIYAAVNYPRPGRASRAELASGSRPLMFQKTSNCITGPYDDIVKPAACEQVDWEVELAVVMGTRTRDIAPERALDNVAGYLVANDVTVRDFRKPGEKVSIPGPDWFGSKCHESFAPLGPWLVPRAFVGDCHNLHLTLKVNGETRQDANSGEMIFTTQELIAHVAAQFTLEPGDLISTGTPNGIGMQSGHFLKVGDVVEAEIEGLGMQRNRVVARAR
- a CDS encoding MaoC/PaaZ C-terminal domain-containing protein: MPLNPACLGKQYPVRETRVTREAIERYARACDDLNPRYLAAAEAQVIAPPIFGATVIWPSVVEVMGDPSLQVDMLRLVHSEHEVEFFAPLRPGALIYSQATIETIEPAPSGERMTVELPARDSSGALVQNTRFTVFIRGPRGARAALARPSDSVDHSEPPLVEENYPVALDLPRRYAEASGDFNPIHLEEAVARMAGLPGVILHGLCTMALCSRAVVDRLCEGDPARLRRLRVRFSRPVIPGQTITIRIWRGKGAQYDFEAYNPAGQAVIRAGYAQID